From Macaca mulatta isolate MMU2019108-1 chromosome 1, T2T-MMU8v2.0, whole genome shotgun sequence, the proteins below share one genomic window:
- the LOC144337687 gene encoding aquaporin-10-like translates to MVVTQAPAGIKGHLRIHSLLARQCLAEFLGVFVLMLLTQGAVAQAVTSGETKGNFFTMFLAGSLAVVIAIYVGGNVSGEEGGVWSSEQVGRACERVCLVMVETQILL, encoded by the exons ATGGTCGTCACTCAGGCCCCGGCTGGAATCAAGGGCCACCTCCGGATCCACAGCCTCCTGGCCCGGCAGTGCCTGGCAGAgtttctgggtgtgtttgtgcTCATG CTCCTCACCCAAGgagctgtggcccaggctgtaaCCAGTGGAGAAACCAAAGGCAACTTCTTCACCATGTTTCTGGCTGGCTCTCTGGCCGTTGTGATAGCCATCTACGTGGGTGGTAACGTCTCAGGTGAGGAGGGTGGGGTCTGGTCATCAGAGCAGGTGGGACGTGCGTGCGAGCGTGTCTGTCTGGTGATGGTGGAAACGCAAATCCTTCTGTGA